One window of the Candidatus Jettenia sp. genome contains the following:
- the smpB gene encoding SsrA-binding protein SmpB, with translation MEIIAKNRKAYFEYEILEKIEAGIVLTGTEVKSIRNRDVSINESFALLDNGEIYMYEMHIGQYKQGNRQNHDPKRVRKLLLHKKEISKIAGKIKQKGYTMIPLSLYFKEGLVKIELALARGKAKVDKREDLKKRAIEREIQRAMR, from the coding sequence ATGGAAATTATCGCCAAGAATAGGAAAGCATATTTCGAATATGAGATCCTGGAGAAGATCGAAGCGGGTATTGTCCTTACTGGTACCGAAGTTAAGTCAATCCGGAATAGAGATGTCAGTATCAATGAAAGTTTTGCCCTTCTTGATAATGGTGAAATTTATATGTATGAGATGCATATTGGGCAATATAAGCAGGGAAATCGACAGAACCATGACCCTAAAAGGGTTAGAAAACTTCTTCTCCATAAGAAGGAGATAAGCAAGATAGCCGGGAAGATCAAACAAAAAGGATATACCATGATTCCTTTATCACTATATTTTAAAGAAGGTCTCGTTAAGATAGAGCTTGCGCTTGCCAGAGGAAAGGCGAAAGTTGATAAGCGTGAGGATCTGAAAAAACGTGCCATTGAGAGGGAAATCCAGAGGGCTATGAGATAA
- a CDS encoding response regulator — protein sequence MPSARILIVEDERQTVDTLRDLFEQHGYEAEVALNKQVALAILQERKMDLLILSTTVQENLGIEILQEIRKMSPSLPAIMISDQKSKRVESSSAKAGANIFIVKPFDDELILHTVENLLESRFNIPVSKKTKTYPKGKK from the coding sequence ATGCCTTCTGCAAGGATATTAATTGTAGAGGATGAACGGCAAACTGTAGATACACTGAGAGATCTATTTGAGCAGCATGGCTACGAAGCTGAGGTTGCCTTGAATAAACAAGTAGCACTGGCTATTCTTCAGGAAAGAAAGATGGATCTTTTAATTTTAAGTACAACAGTTCAGGAAAACCTCGGAATAGAGATCTTACAGGAAATAAGAAAAATGAGTCCGAGTTTACCAGCTATCATGATTAGTGACCAGAAATCAAAACGTGTTGAATCTTCCTCTGCAAAAGCTGGCGCAAATATTTTTATTGTTAAACCTTTCGATGATGAGCTTATTTTACACACAGTTGAGAATTTATTAGAATCTCGGTTTAACATTCCGGTATCAAAAAAAACAAAAACATATCCCAAAGGCAAGAAATAA
- the dacB gene encoding D-alanyl-D-alanine carboxypeptidase/D-alanyl-D-alanine-endopeptidase, whose product MSFFRFTLRVYSYIGIFFLIIFNIFLPGIFFATDLEANTNNLNKQIQTLLKNLDLKQVSCGISIVSLKKNVSVYNYRSNDLFSVASNMKLLTTAAALDYLGPNFTYETNIEANGIITDSGKLKGDVILKGSGDPNLSGRFYHGNILAVPESWASAIRSRGISRITGDIIADDTIFDRVYTHPTWSKNQLSAWYCAPSCGLSFNDNCVDITLISSKKPGNAVILLINPDTSYFTIFNNCIGTSNKKEHAYSMYREPETNRIFITGKFWINASPKREWVTVYNPALYLATVFKEVLEKYGILVDGTARLIDETDVTDAHRERITQTTSTMGQTISVTNKRSQNFYAEQILKTLGAHVNGEGSTKSGRDILHNFMNKLGFHSDEYQIEDGSGLSRGNRFSPHMITSLLTYMYKHPHGKVLYDSLPVSGKDGGLKDRMVSPQYKNRVHAKTGYIAKVSTLSGYINTPNGDVLAFSILMNNFNNLRSIHKVQDDICRTLINYYN is encoded by the coding sequence ATGAGTTTTTTCAGGTTTACATTAAGAGTATATTCTTACATTGGTATATTCTTTCTCATTATTTTCAATATATTCCTTCCTGGAATATTTTTTGCCACAGACCTGGAAGCAAACACAAATAATTTAAACAAACAAATTCAAACCCTATTAAAAAATCTCGATCTGAAACAGGTATCATGTGGTATTAGTATTGTATCTCTGAAAAAGAATGTATCGGTATATAATTACCGAAGCAACGATTTATTTAGTGTTGCCTCAAATATGAAACTCCTCACTACTGCCGCGGCTTTAGATTATTTGGGACCAAATTTTACCTATGAAACAAACATTGAAGCTAACGGTATAATAACAGATTCAGGGAAACTCAAGGGTGATGTTATCTTGAAAGGGAGCGGCGATCCTAACCTCTCAGGCAGATTTTATCATGGTAATATTTTAGCAGTTCCCGAATCCTGGGCGAGTGCTATCAGAAGCAGGGGAATCTCCAGGATTACCGGTGATATTATAGCAGACGATACAATCTTCGATCGTGTCTATACCCATCCTACATGGTCAAAAAATCAACTGTCAGCATGGTATTGTGCCCCAAGCTGTGGATTATCATTTAACGATAATTGTGTCGATATAACGCTCATTTCCAGTAAAAAACCAGGAAATGCTGTAATTCTGTTAATAAATCCGGATACATCGTATTTTACTATTTTTAATAACTGTATAGGTACGTCGAATAAAAAGGAACATGCTTATTCAATGTATCGCGAGCCTGAGACTAATCGGATATTTATCACCGGTAAGTTTTGGATTAATGCATCCCCGAAAAGGGAGTGGGTGACTGTGTATAATCCGGCTCTTTACCTTGCAACGGTCTTTAAAGAAGTTTTAGAAAAGTATGGAATTCTCGTTGATGGAACTGCCCGCCTAATTGATGAAACAGATGTTACTGATGCCCATAGGGAAAGGATTACACAAACTACTTCTACTATGGGACAAACTATTTCGGTAACCAATAAACGCAGCCAGAACTTTTATGCTGAACAGATACTAAAAACTTTAGGGGCGCATGTTAACGGAGAGGGTAGTACTAAGTCGGGGAGAGACATCCTGCATAATTTTATGAATAAACTGGGTTTTCATTCTGACGAATATCAAATTGAAGATGGCTCAGGATTATCGAGAGGTAACAGGTTCTCTCCACATATGATAACGTCTCTTCTGACGTATATGTATAAACATCCCCATGGTAAAGTATTGTACGATTCTTTACCTGTATCAGGAAAGGATGGCGGGTTAAAAGATCGAATGGTTTCTCCACAATACAAGAATAGAGTACATGCAAAGACAGGGTATATAGCAAAAGTGTCCACGCTTTCCGGATACATAAATACCCCCAATGGAGATGTGCTTGCTTTTTCGATTTTAATGAATAATTTTAATAATTTACGTAGTATCCATAAAGTACAGGATGATATTTGCCGGACATTAATAAACTATTATAATTAA
- a CDS encoding class I SAM-dependent methyltransferase, with translation MSEHIKRVYSLYAWIYDGFFGKIFEQGRYAAFHMMNVKPNETILEVGLGTGLSLPLYPKSAHVIGIDISQEMLNKAEVKKRYYTLSNVTLHNMDASSMTFADNTFDKVIASHVITVVPDPLRILHEIKRVCKKDGEIFILNYAGCNNWLISRFEKFISPFRDKLGLGKHIDLDELLRGAHLSIVHEQRVNFLGMCRLIKCKNNPVLI, from the coding sequence ATGAGTGAACATATCAAGAGAGTATATTCGCTTTATGCATGGATTTATGATGGCTTCTTTGGAAAAATATTTGAGCAGGGAAGGTATGCCGCTTTTCATATGATGAATGTAAAACCCAATGAGACTATCCTCGAAGTCGGTTTGGGGACTGGGCTATCATTACCCTTATACCCAAAAAGTGCTCACGTGATTGGGATTGACATTAGTCAAGAGATGTTAAATAAAGCCGAGGTTAAAAAACGATATTATACATTATCAAATGTGACTTTGCATAACATGGATGCATCATCCATGACCTTTGCAGATAACACCTTCGATAAAGTCATTGCATCTCATGTTATCACCGTAGTTCCCGACCCACTACGTATTTTACATGAGATAAAAAGGGTATGCAAAAAGGATGGAGAGATTTTTATATTAAATTATGCAGGTTGTAATAACTGGCTTATTTCCCGTTTCGAAAAATTTATTTCCCCATTTAGAGATAAATTAGGTTTAGGAAAGCATATAGACCTTGATGAGTTACTCCGAGGTGCTCACCTTTCAATCGTACACGAGCAACGGGTAAATTTTCTCGGTATGTGCCGGCTAATAAAATGTAAAAATAATCCTGTTCTTATATAA
- the mnmA gene encoding tRNA 2-thiouridine(34) synthase MnmA: MKTKVVIAMSGGVDSSVAAHFLVEQGYEVIGLFMRLGIDKIDTITRNKVCCSLEDANDARNVADQLGIPFHVLNFKDAFDRIIDAFCTAYLNGRTPNPCITCNQELKFGRLLDFAKMLNADFIATGHYAKIEKSKDRYLLKRGADPRKDQSYVLFSLTQDQLSKTLFPLGAVTKEYVRQVARNLNLKTKDKPESQDICFVLDNNYHSLLYERFGSRIAPGFIKDRQGNTLGRHPGAPFFTIGQRKGLGIAFGTPRYVIDINPQENTVVIGTADELMENELVASGVNWISIDKPEEPLEVQAKIRYNHTPAPAIVYAHGPDRASVVFRNSQRAITPGQAVVFYHNDTVVGGGWIERKNTC; the protein is encoded by the coding sequence ATGAAAACAAAAGTTGTTATTGCCATGAGCGGCGGTGTTGATAGCAGCGTTGCCGCACATTTTTTAGTAGAACAGGGCTATGAGGTTATAGGCTTGTTCATGCGACTGGGTATCGATAAAATCGATACCATAACCAGAAACAAGGTTTGTTGTAGTCTGGAAGATGCAAATGACGCCCGCAACGTAGCAGATCAATTAGGCATTCCATTCCATGTGCTAAACTTTAAGGATGCCTTTGATCGTATTATAGATGCCTTTTGCACTGCATACCTTAATGGCAGAACGCCCAATCCCTGCATTACCTGCAATCAGGAGTTAAAATTTGGAAGGCTATTGGACTTTGCAAAGATGCTGAATGCCGATTTTATTGCTACCGGGCATTATGCAAAGATAGAAAAGTCAAAGGACAGATACCTCCTCAAAAGAGGGGCAGACCCGCGAAAAGACCAATCGTACGTACTGTTTTCACTCACTCAGGACCAACTCTCAAAAACCCTTTTTCCCTTAGGCGCTGTGACAAAGGAGTATGTACGTCAGGTAGCCAGAAATTTGAACCTGAAAACGAAGGATAAACCAGAAAGCCAGGACATTTGCTTCGTACTGGATAATAACTATCATAGTCTTTTATATGAACGATTTGGAAGTCGCATAGCTCCGGGATTTATCAAAGACAGACAGGGAAATACCCTGGGAAGACATCCGGGGGCGCCATTCTTTACGATAGGGCAACGGAAAGGACTTGGTATCGCATTCGGTACGCCCAGATATGTAATTGATATAAATCCACAAGAGAATACGGTTGTAATTGGTACTGCTGATGAACTCATGGAGAATGAATTAGTAGCATCCGGCGTAAACTGGATCTCCATTGACAAACCGGAGGAACCATTAGAAGTACAGGCAAAGATCCGGTATAACCACACTCCGGCGCCCGCTATCGTATATGCCCATGGGCCAGACAGGGCGAGTGTTGTATTCAGGAACTCACAAAGGGCGATAACCCCTGGGCAAGCGGTTGTTTTCTATCATAATGATACCGTTGTGGGTGGGGGATGGATTGAGAGAAAAAATACTTGCTAA
- a CDS encoding carboxypeptidase-like regulatory domain-containing protein, producing the protein MLKKISLLILALFIVSKASYAFESGTLRGRIMDGFGKPLSFADVTAVSNGSKLRASSDSTGNFSISYHPGNIKLTFDKGGYIPLYIPLSLDETTDLSIGDITLWKIPPKGGLFVVGDNAYGEINNAEYYSESTSKEKRFYAKGSPTKIKGRELKFIDFQTDNPLVIGKTLYRVDSNNSLGSIVFYPTQSYVLNKEKDTYTKIADNVGMRKLELPPGRYFYCVGEITIRSKVGPGFFFEVSS; encoded by the coding sequence ATGTTAAAGAAAATATCTCTGTTGATACTTGCTTTATTCATTGTTTCGAAGGCCTCGTATGCTTTTGAAAGTGGCACTCTCCGTGGTCGTATTATGGATGGTTTTGGCAAACCTCTTTCCTTTGCTGATGTCACAGCTGTATCTAACGGGTCGAAGCTGAGGGCGTCTTCCGACTCAACAGGTAATTTTTCTATTAGTTACCATCCTGGCAATATTAAACTGACCTTTGATAAAGGAGGGTATATCCCTTTATATATACCGTTATCGCTTGATGAGACAACCGATCTCTCGATTGGTGATATTACCTTGTGGAAAATACCTCCGAAAGGGGGGCTTTTTGTTGTAGGCGATAACGCCTATGGGGAAATTAATAACGCTGAGTACTACTCTGAAAGTACTAGTAAAGAAAAGCGTTTTTATGCAAAAGGTTCACCGACAAAGATTAAAGGCCGGGAACTGAAATTTATTGATTTTCAAACAGATAATCCTCTGGTAATAGGGAAGACGCTTTACCGTGTTGATTCAAATAATTCGTTAGGGAGTATTGTCTTTTACCCTACACAGAGTTATGTTTTAAATAAAGAAAAGGATACGTATACGAAAATTGCTGATAATGTTGGTATGCGGAAATTAGAATTGCCACCAGGCCGCTATTTCTATTGTGTAGGAGAAATAACGATACGGTCGAAGGTTGGACCCGGGTTCTTTTTTGAGGTATCTTCTTAA
- the ftsH gene encoding ATP-dependent zinc metalloprotease FtsH, translating into MTQKYFCKISVVFLLFLSIFILHRIAKADFVKTENIPYSEFRKLIQEDKLEEVIFYPTTIRGILKTESEQKGKKGVTTVKVEDPNLVKELVAHNIKFSALESGGWRGSLFLLWFIPMIIFLIMISRARRGATGAGLMSIGKSRASLYIDKNTGVTFDDVAGVDEAKEELKEIIDYLQNPQKYQRLGGKIPKGVLLVGPTGTGKTLLAKAVAGEAKVPFFSMSGSGFVEMFVGVGAARVRDLFGQAQEKAPCIIFIDEVDALGKIRAAAPISGGHEERENTLNQLLIEMDGFDTRKGVIIMAATNRPEILDPALLRPGRFDRHILVDRPDIKGREEILQVHCKNVKVGKAVDIKIIAARTPGFVGADLANVVNEAALLAARMGKEYVDMENFEESINRVVAGLEKKKRVMSKKELEIIAYHESGHALVAESVPGADKVHRISIIPRGIAALGYTLQLPTEDRYLLTRSELLDRLAVLLGGRAAEEMIFHEISTGAQNDLERATEIAMSMVKEYGMSEKIGPMTFQKRKSQFLEFGYSGRESSEEISKEIDNEVKKIIFDSYTRVKDILLENKGRLQALAKRLLEMEVIEGEELREIISHTLPDPKNNTR; encoded by the coding sequence ATGACACAAAAATATTTCTGTAAAATATCTGTAGTATTTCTCCTCTTTCTATCAATTTTCATACTGCATCGTATTGCAAAGGCCGACTTCGTAAAAACAGAGAATATCCCTTATAGTGAATTCCGGAAATTAATACAGGAAGATAAACTGGAAGAGGTAATCTTCTATCCGACAACGATCAGAGGAATTTTAAAGACCGAATCAGAACAAAAAGGTAAGAAGGGTGTAACAACAGTCAAGGTAGAAGACCCAAATCTGGTAAAAGAACTTGTTGCGCATAATATAAAATTTTCTGCACTTGAAAGCGGAGGATGGCGTGGCAGTCTGTTTTTACTCTGGTTTATCCCTATGATAATTTTTCTCATTATGATATCACGAGCCAGGCGTGGAGCAACCGGAGCAGGACTTATGTCCATCGGAAAAAGTCGGGCTAGCCTTTATATCGACAAGAATACCGGTGTTACTTTTGATGATGTAGCCGGCGTTGATGAAGCAAAGGAAGAGTTAAAAGAGATTATCGATTATCTCCAAAATCCACAAAAATACCAGAGATTGGGTGGAAAGATACCCAAAGGGGTACTGCTTGTGGGACCTACCGGCACGGGTAAGACATTGCTAGCTAAAGCAGTAGCAGGTGAAGCGAAAGTGCCTTTTTTCTCTATGAGCGGATCAGGGTTCGTCGAGATGTTTGTTGGAGTGGGAGCTGCGCGAGTGCGTGATCTATTTGGACAGGCACAGGAAAAGGCCCCTTGTATTATATTTATTGACGAGGTCGACGCTTTGGGAAAAATACGTGCGGCAGCACCTATTTCAGGTGGTCACGAAGAACGAGAAAATACTTTAAATCAACTTCTTATAGAAATGGACGGATTTGATACCCGGAAAGGGGTAATTATCATGGCCGCAACAAACAGGCCAGAGATTCTGGATCCGGCTTTATTGAGGCCCGGAAGGTTTGACAGGCATATCCTGGTAGACAGACCCGATATCAAAGGGCGCGAAGAAATATTACAGGTTCATTGCAAAAATGTAAAGGTTGGCAAGGCGGTAGATATAAAAATTATTGCTGCACGAACACCAGGCTTTGTCGGAGCAGATCTTGCCAATGTTGTCAACGAGGCAGCGCTTCTTGCTGCACGAATGGGAAAAGAGTATGTGGATATGGAAAATTTTGAAGAATCGATTAACCGGGTAGTTGCCGGATTAGAAAAGAAAAAAAGAGTTATGAGCAAAAAGGAATTGGAGATCATTGCTTATCACGAGTCAGGCCATGCTTTAGTTGCAGAATCAGTCCCGGGTGCTGATAAAGTCCATAGAATTTCCATTATTCCACGCGGTATTGCTGCATTGGGATATACACTCCAGTTGCCTACTGAAGACCGGTACTTGTTGACACGATCAGAATTATTGGACCGGCTTGCCGTACTCCTCGGCGGGCGGGCAGCGGAAGAAATGATCTTTCATGAAATTTCTACAGGGGCACAAAACGACCTGGAACGGGCGACAGAGATTGCAATGAGTATGGTCAAAGAATATGGCATGAGTGAAAAAATTGGTCCTATGACATTTCAAAAAAGAAAATCACAATTCCTGGAGTTTGGGTACTCGGGCCGCGAATCAAGCGAAGAGATTTCAAAAGAAATTGATAATGAAGTTAAAAAAATCATCTTCGACTCCTATACAAGGGTAAAAGATATACTTCTGGAAAACAAAGGCCGTTTACAAGCTCTTGCAAAACGACTTCTGGAGATGGAGGTCATTGAGGGTGAAGAACTGAGGGAAATTATATCTCACACCCTCCCTGATCCAAAAAATAACACTCGTTAA
- a CDS encoding radical SAM protein, with protein MFQPSYINLYKTGKLFERIEKARIVLKECQICPRRCKVNRLENTMGICKVGTLPKVSSYSPHFGEESPLVGRYGSGTIFITSCNLGCVFCQNSDISHSRDGHEISPERFAQIMIELQHSGCHNINFVTPTHVLPQILEALPIAIKEGLKIPLVYNTGGYDLVETLQLVEGVFDIYMPDFKFSDNEIANVLCKARDYPHVVMSAIREMYRQVGDLVVNDYGIAERGLIVRHLIMPNGLAGTRKVMQFLAQEISPHTYVNIMDQYHPCYLSHKYSEINRRINDEEFENALQIAWEEGIHRLDSHMSIHP; from the coding sequence ATGTTTCAACCAAGTTATATAAATTTGTATAAAACCGGCAAACTCTTTGAGAGAATTGAAAAGGCGCGCATAGTATTAAAAGAATGTCAAATATGTCCAAGACGATGTAAAGTGAACAGACTTGAGAATACCATGGGGATATGTAAGGTCGGTACGTTACCAAAGGTTTCAAGTTATAGTCCGCACTTCGGTGAAGAATCACCGTTGGTGGGCAGATACGGTTCTGGAACTATCTTTATTACTTCATGCAACTTGGGTTGTGTGTTTTGTCAAAATTCCGATATCAGCCATAGCAGAGATGGCCATGAAATTTCTCCTGAGCGGTTTGCCCAAATAATGATCGAACTGCAACATAGTGGCTGTCACAATATCAATTTCGTTACACCTACCCATGTTTTACCTCAAATACTTGAAGCGCTTCCTATCGCCATTAAGGAAGGTTTAAAAATACCATTAGTGTATAATACAGGAGGTTATGATCTGGTAGAAACTTTACAACTTGTGGAAGGGGTTTTTGATATCTACATGCCTGATTTTAAGTTTTCAGATAATGAGATTGCCAATGTGTTATGTAAAGCCAGAGATTATCCACACGTAGTTATGAGTGCCATAAGAGAAATGTACAGACAAGTAGGTGATCTCGTAGTAAATGATTATGGCATTGCGGAGAGAGGATTGATTGTCCGTCATCTCATTATGCCAAATGGATTGGCCGGGACGCGTAAGGTTATGCAGTTTCTTGCTCAAGAGATTTCACCACATACGTATGTGAATATCATGGATCAATATCATCCTTGTTATCTTTCACATAAGTATTCAGAGATTAATCGCCGTATCAATGATGAAGAGTTTGAAAATGCCCTTCAGATAGCATGGGAAGAGGGCATCCACAGATTAGACTCTCACATGAGCATTCACCCGTAG
- a CDS encoding NAD(P)/FAD-dependent oxidoreductase has protein sequence MIAAGRAGERGKKVILFEKTNHLGKKLLMCAAGRCNVTNTAPLDIFVKAYEKGGPFLRTALELFDNERLRSFFTSYGIETVVENKGRVFPKSQRADSILKALEAYLYDHKVTIQTSSPVLRIKAEGNSIRGVETNRGDIFGRNVLIATGGLSYPATGSTGDGYRFASSVGHTISPLYPAIIAFETAETWVKSVQGMPMKNVSIAACQQGKKIVEHFGEALFTHYGISGPAILDMSKRLVERLPEGPIRIYIDFKPNHAFHELDILLLDQIKRHGSKAIKSCLTFLIPEKLVSILLHFCDIELQKKAAQITASERKKILKQLKGLSLTLVRHRPVEEAIVMAGGINLHEVDTKTMKSKLREGLYFAGEVLDIDGPTGGFNLQAAFSTGYFAADSII, from the coding sequence ATGATCGCTGCCGGTCGGGCTGGAGAACGGGGAAAAAAGGTCATACTTTTTGAAAAGACAAATCACCTGGGCAAAAAACTCCTCATGTGTGCTGCCGGTCGATGTAATGTAACCAATACTGCCCCATTAGATATATTTGTAAAGGCATACGAGAAGGGAGGCCCTTTCCTTCGGACAGCATTGGAACTATTTGATAATGAGAGATTACGCTCATTTTTTACATCGTACGGTATAGAAACAGTTGTAGAAAATAAAGGACGTGTCTTTCCGAAAAGCCAAAGGGCGGACTCTATCCTGAAAGCACTCGAGGCTTACCTGTACGATCACAAAGTAACAATCCAGACTAGTTCGCCTGTCCTGCGAATAAAGGCAGAAGGCAATTCTATACGAGGGGTAGAAACAAACCGAGGGGATATTTTTGGACGGAATGTTTTAATTGCAACAGGGGGGCTTAGTTATCCTGCTACAGGGAGTACGGGTGATGGCTATAGATTCGCCTCGTCAGTAGGTCATACAATTTCACCCCTATATCCGGCTATCATTGCCTTTGAGACGGCAGAAACCTGGGTAAAATCCGTACAGGGAATGCCCATGAAAAATGTAAGTATTGCAGCCTGTCAACAGGGTAAAAAGATTGTTGAACATTTTGGTGAGGCACTTTTTACTCATTATGGTATTTCCGGACCAGCCATTCTTGATATGAGCAAGCGCCTTGTTGAGCGTCTGCCAGAAGGACCTATACGAATATACATAGATTTTAAACCGAATCATGCATTCCATGAACTTGACATCCTTCTGCTAGATCAGATAAAACGGCATGGTAGTAAGGCAATCAAATCCTGCTTAACTTTTCTTATTCCGGAAAAATTGGTTTCTATCCTTCTGCATTTTTGTGACATTGAGCTACAAAAAAAGGCAGCACAAATCACGGCATCGGAGAGGAAGAAAATACTGAAACAACTCAAGGGACTATCTCTTACCCTCGTTCGTCATCGTCCGGTTGAGGAGGCTATCGTAATGGCAGGTGGTATAAATTTGCATGAAGTTGATACAAAGACAATGAAATCTAAACTCCGGGAAGGATTGTATTTTGCGGGAGAGGTGCTTGATATCGATGGTCCCACCGGCGGATTCAATCTCCAGGCGGCATTTTCTACCGGATATTTTGCGGCGGATTCAATAATTTAG
- a CDS encoding transporter, with protein sequence MHRGILIIVYFLGLLLFTQVPHSFANDEKVQNIAGNTSLSENGLKHHGLQRNLGFSNFLEGWLTPWEKYEESKTQAHRVPLLRIVPAFFKREVRFNYIYIDDEDDGELDAHEWGLALELPLTLRIKLDVETKVLYTSGDTENVGVGDTRFALRAMLLESNTFSLSTGSIINVPTGDEDRHLGSGVTTLGQQLAFWMDMGHRISLHSFLGVDVPTGGDHKEDANVDFLYGVALSKTFTMENVPVLEGITPFIELNGQKGFGLEEHEEYRVDILPGMRWDLSHELYVMHGIEIPLNGTEEFDKRVWFSVIKDF encoded by the coding sequence ATGCATCGTGGTATTCTGATTATTGTCTATTTTCTCGGCTTATTACTGTTTACTCAAGTACCCCATAGTTTTGCAAATGACGAAAAGGTACAAAATATCGCAGGAAATACTTCTCTCAGCGAAAACGGATTAAAACATCATGGTCTGCAAAGAAATCTTGGATTTTCAAACTTCCTTGAAGGATGGTTAACACCCTGGGAGAAGTACGAAGAAAGTAAAACTCAAGCGCACAGAGTACCTCTCTTGCGTATTGTGCCTGCATTCTTTAAGAGAGAAGTTCGTTTTAATTATATTTACATAGATGATGAAGATGATGGAGAGTTGGATGCTCATGAGTGGGGGTTAGCATTAGAGCTTCCTCTTACCCTGCGTATTAAGCTCGATGTAGAGACAAAAGTATTATATACGAGTGGAGATACCGAAAACGTTGGAGTTGGAGACACAAGATTTGCTTTAAGAGCCATGCTCCTAGAATCGAATACCTTCTCATTGTCAACAGGTTCCATTATCAATGTTCCCACAGGTGATGAGGACCGGCATCTGGGTAGCGGGGTAACAACTCTTGGTCAGCAACTTGCGTTTTGGATGGATATGGGACATCGCATAAGCCTGCATTCCTTTTTAGGTGTTGATGTCCCTACCGGTGGAGATCACAAAGAAGATGCCAATGTAGATTTTCTTTATGGTGTGGCATTATCAAAAACCTTTACTATGGAAAATGTTCCAGTCCTGGAAGGTATTACACCATTTATTGAATTGAATGGACAAAAAGGGTTTGGATTGGAAGAGCATGAAGAATACCGTGTAGATATTCTTCCAGGCATGCGTTGGGACCTTTCTCACGAACTGTATGTTATGCATGGTATTGAAATTCCTTTGAATGGAACAGAAGAGTTTGATAAACGGGTTTGGTTCAGTGTTATCAAAGATTTTTAA